aataaatgaaGTTACTTACAATACAGTTAAAAGTGCCCCCTTGTTTTCATGTCTCATTCCTTAATATTGCATCTTTCTTGTTTCTACTAATGTCAGGGATGTTTTATAGTCTTAATTTATAGACATGTTCTGAACTTCTGATTAAAAACAAGCTATTAAAGTTTTGGGTCCAGTTGTCCATCTCAAGCAAAAAGATGTAGACATTCCTTAAATGAGACACaactaaattttaaatatatttcactgGATTGGAATTGTCttgtaaaataacattttaagcAGCCCCAGGTAATACTTTTTACCTGAAACATTCTTTGATTCTCTCTAAACTTTTGATTTGGGCAAGTGTATTTCTCTGAATTAAGTGGCTTCATTGGCAGAGGACTGAAACATGCAACAGAGTTAATTTGCCTTAACAAGCAGCTTTGTGTCATCTGAACCACAGTGACTGATCTTGAACATGTTTTTAACTTGTGGCAAATACAAGATAGAATGTATTAGCTCATACCTTAATGAGAGAGTTGAAGCAAGTGCATTTTATCTTACATCTGTAATGACCTAAGAATGCACAGATAGTTTACTGTAGCTTAGTAAACACATGGTATTAAACTCATGCATTAGAGCCCTAACTCTTTCATAAAACAACAATTTGGATGAGACACTGGCCAATCTTCTTCATTAGgtatgtgatttttaaatgtttaggAGCTCGTGACTCATTATCTGGCCACCTCTGCTTGTTTTGCTGATGCTTTTGCTCCAGGACTAAATGGGGCAAAAGTGACTTTCTGAAAAGTGCAGCAAAAAGCAGTCCACAATAGACCAGCACAGATAAACGTGTGGTGGTTCTTTAGCAATAAAATACTGATGGGTAATGGCATGTGTCCAGTTGATCACATCTGGCATGTTGAAATGTAGGTGCCTACAACATATACCAGTTCTTACAGGGGTGTTTCTCCcctttcctgttttgctttggtgaaggatgttttatttttttcaacccAAGTCTCATCCCTCAATGTGGTTTAGATCactttttaaaggtattttatcTTCTGTATGCATTCCTCTTATATCCTTCCACATTTGACTTAATGttgctttaattttctctgaataAAGTGAAAAAGACAATTActagattttttatttatcatgACCCCTTATTCTTCAGGGATGGGAATTTTGGCTTAGAGAGATCTTATTTTACCCACTGGAAATTATACAAAGCCTGCTAAAGAATCAAAAGACAGGCTGAAGGGAGGTGGTTGTTTCCACTCTTTGGTGGTACTTAACTGTTCTTCAGGTGGTGGTATCATTTGATTTTAATTCTTCCCATGCCTTGTGCCAGCTACTCTCTTTGCTTTGCTCCCGTCTCTCTTGTTTCCTGATACTGCTTCCAGTGAATTCCTCATTGCTTCCTGTTCTGTCCTCCTTGGCTGAGTACTGCTAAAGCTGAACTTTCCTCAGATCTTTGTCCCCTCCTCTTGACACAGAGCCTTTGGATTGCAACTGTTAAGCCATTTCTTAAAGGAGCAGTTTCCAACTAACTGTTGTCTGAGTATCAGTTGATAAGGAAAATAGCTGTTGCTTTATCTCTGACCTCTTAAGTATTTTTCACAGATGGCTGGGAGACAGCAAACAAACTCTGGTCTACTACAACTGTGCTTTAAAGATCAGTAAGTGAGTGGGCTGTAGATGTTGCTGCTTGTACATCAGTGGTAGAACTTCGAGTTGCTACAGCAATGCTTAATAGCTTGAGGACACAGCGAAAGGTTACTGCTTGTTTTAGTAGGAAAAGGAGTCTAAGAAATGTCCTACTAGCTCAGCAGACTTTGAGAAAGAGTGTAACAGTCAAGCTTGTTATGACAGGTTGATGAGCAGTTTAGGTTGAGACCATCTTCAAATATTCATTACCATACAGGGGTTTTCATGCTTTAATACTAGTAATTTTGATAGCTGCCAGATAGCTTCTTGGAAGACTCACCCTCTTTTTGCCCCTCCCTTCTCATGATTCATCTGGTAGTGTCTGATACAGCCAGCTGTAAGAGCAACATGTGAGTAACAGGCATTTCACGTACCATGTGTAGCAATAGCTTCATATCCACATGCATGACTACCCTGAACTTCTCCATGGACTGGCAAGTGCATGTACTAAAAGAATGGTCTGTTGAGCTAAAACCCTTACAAAGCATGATTTGAGGGAAGATGTCATTAGATCATAAAAAGGTGAGGAGAGATGGGTGTCTGACATGAAAAGGGCAAAAGCCATTGAGTGGCAATATGGAAATCAACATGTGTTTGGGGAGGGAGGACAATAATCATGTAGGTCTATCATGAAGGAGACAGGTTGCCTTTGAACTATTTCTGTGGAGGATACTCATGTATGTATGAGTAGACATACTATTGCGTATTAGGTCAGTCCAGGTATAACCTAAACATTCAGCATTTGCTTGTACATAGTCTTAAATCAGTGAGAAATTACATCAGACTTGTAATGGTTCCCATTACTTTCAATTTCTCTCTTGTTCTAACAGATACTATCAGCAAATTATATTATACATTTATAATGACACACATTAAGCATACAACAatcacatttttgcttttggtatTTTCTGATTGATGTTTACCCATGACTTTTATGGGTCTTTTGATACTTTATAAAACCTTCAGTTAATAAGTATTTATATACTAGTGAATTGAGTACTTAACGAACTTTCTTAGCAGCATTTCAGCAACCAGTACTTATGTGTAAACAACATTAAACACAAGTGTCTAAAGCTAATGTGGTAGCAGAGGAGAATGgaattttttgccttttactaGGTAAGATGGTATGATATggaatattgcatttttttctaatctcaTAAATTATAAGATTGAAAGACTGAAGGatttaaatatgttatttaAATCGAAAGgctaaagaggaaaagaaaataataaaatggaattACTGTTActcctttttatctttctgaTCCTTGAAGCATTAAGGCCATacaatttgttttgttctggtgaTGCTGTATCTATTCACTAATAAACTCTAGCTGAAAGATTATATCTTTGAGGGCAAAAGAAGGCTagcatgctttttttatttgcaatttttatttgtacagCTTTTGAGAGGAATTTAGAACCAAGATATGTGTTTCCTTATTGGAAATGAAGCTTGCCAAGCACAGTAAAACTTTCTCTAATTAAGTACTCAGActtaaaaagagtatttttcttgtaCGTGTAAACATTTTCATGTCACAGTTCCTAAAAGGAAAGTGAAACTAGCAAAGTCCCAGCCTACACTGTGAACTGAATTCACTCAGATGCATGCCTCAGGATGGATTCATTCAGGCTGGTTACGTCTCAATGCCATGTTAGGGAAGAATAAGCTGTGTGCTGTATTTTGCATATCCAGGTTTTATTCTAAAGGAAGTCAGAGTGCGGAGTGCAGCATCAGAAGGAGGCTGCGATATGCTCCTGTAACTTCCCTGCCAGGAGTGATCACAGGATCAGTGCAGAAGGACAAACTAGAGCTTTTTCGTGTGTCCTGTGGACTCTGCCAAAGAGCCAAATCTGTTTCACAGAGCTGAATGAGTTGTAAGACAAGTTACTTAATTGTTGCTAAATATCAAGTTTATATCAAGTATATCAAGTATTCCATTGGTTTACTGTAGTGCCGTTAAACAGATAAGGAGAAACTTAACTACATCTTTTTTAGATTGATGGTTATTTACAGTACGAGGTTGGCTGACTACACAAATCTGTGCTAAGCATTGGAAGATGTTAAATCTAATTCTTAACACTCTATTCTGAAAAAGCTTGCTTTGGTAAAGAAAGGTAAGTGCAATTTACCTTTTCTTTACTGAATAAGAAACAAGCATACTACATCAGTCCTTAGATTCTTTAATCTTTAACCGTCTGGGGGGTCTATTCTGAAACATTGACCTTTTCTATTGTTCCAACTTAATGAAGATAGATTCctgaccccccacccccccaccccccaggtaCGTATGACTAATACAACTGTGTAAAAATCCTTCGTTTAGAGGTCATCTTCTGTAGTGAAACAGTAACTCATATAAGCTTATAAATACTAGGACTTTGTATTATGCGTAACTTAAACTGAGGTATCCAGTCTTCCCAACTGTGTGACTAAGTGACCTCTTAACACTCTCTGTACTGCTGAGAGTCACTACATATCTATACCATATATGAGTCAAAAGGCAGTGGAGCTCCAGGAGATACAGGTGACACTAACTTCATGGCGATTCCTCCACTTCTGTGCGATAGGTGCCAGGCTAGGTAAAGAGCATAACTGAGTTTCAGGGTAACCTGGTAATGAGagctccagcagcctctgccagctcccttctTCCCACTACCAGGGATTTGGATTACCCAGCAGCCCCCACACCAGAATAACCCTGCTGCTGGTCACCTGACGTAGCCATGGCACAGGAGCTGCATTTGACCTGCTTGTGAGCAACATGCAGCTCTCAACCCACAGGTTGGTTACCCTGACTTAGGCGTTAGCTCGCTTACAAAATCCGTATTTCATATTTCTAATCCAGTTGCTGCTGTTCATATGGGCTCCACTGCATGTTTTCCAGTAGTACATCAATCTCTAGCATTGAATTGCATGACTGTTCTAGCATATAGTCTGTAtgtctcattttaattttctcttgtcttttttctttttattcagacAGGGGATTTGGCTTCTGTGCAATTAACAGCAACTCCAAATAGATGGGAGGTCTtgtctgcagctcctgccagtaTAAAGGATGAAGCTGGTAATATAGTACAGATTCCAGGTGCTGCCACAGTAACTTCAAGTGGGCAGTATGTCCTTCCTATTCAGAGTTTGCAAAATCAACAAATCTTTTCTGTTGCACCAGGATCAGATTCGTCGAATGGTACAGTGTCTAACGTACAATACCAAGTAATACCCCAGATCCAGACAGCGGATGGTCAACAGGTTCAACTTGGCTTTGCAGCCTCTTCTGATAATAGCAGTATAAATCAAGAAACTGGTCAAATTCAGATCATTCCTGGCTCTAATCAAGCCATCATTGCCTCTGGAACACCTTCAGCTAATATTCAGAATATCTTATCACAATCTGGTCAAGTCCAGGTTCAGGGAGTCGCAATTGGTGGTTCATCTTTCCCTGGCCAAGCACAAGTTGTTGCTAATGTCCCTCTTGGACTGCCAGGAAATATTACTTTTGTACCCATCAATAGTGTTGATCTAGATTCTCTGGGACTTGGCAGTGGTTCTCAAACCATGACAGCAGGCATTAATGCAGATGGGCACTTGATAAATACTGGACAGGCCATGGATAGTTCAGATACTTCTGAAAGGACTGGTGAGCAAGTTTCTCCTGAAATTACAGAAACCGCCACTGATAATGACTTATTTGTGCCAACATCATCTTCATCACAATTGCCCGTTACCATAGACAGTTCAAGTATATTggaacaaaatgcaaacaacTTGACCACAACTAGTGGTCAAGTTCATAGTTCTGATCTTCAGGGAAATTACATCCAGACATCAGTCTCTGATGACACACAGGCTCAGAATATTCAGGTCTCCACAGCACAGCCAATTGTACAACACATACAGCTTCAAGAGTCTCAGCAGCCAACCAGTCAAGCCCAGATTGTACAAGGTATTGCGCAACAGACAATCCATGGTGTGCAAGCAAGTCAAAGCGTATCTCATCAGGCTCTTCAAAACCTTCAACTGCAGCTGAATCCTGGAACTTTTTTAATTCAGGCACAAACAGTGACCCCTTCTGGGCAGATAACCTGGCAGACATTTCAAGTGCAAGGAGTTCAGAACTTGCAGAACTTGCAAATTCAGAATGCACCTGGTCAACAAATAACTCTAACCCCTGTGCAGACTCTCACTCTTGGTCAAGTTGCAGCAGGTGGGGCGTTGACGTCAACTCCAGTTAGTCTAAGCACTGCTCAATTGCCAAATCTACAGACAGTTACAGTAAACTCTATAGATTCTGCTGGTATTCAGCTGCATCAAGGAGAAAATGCTGGCAGTCCTgcaggtatttattttattcatttttttgcagaaaattttgtttcattattgcATGTAGTTGGTTTAGTGATAATTGTAACATTATTGTCTTGCTGTGGAAGCCTACAAAATACAGGGGGTTAAACATAGTGATgatagattttattttgaactaCTATTGCATTAGAAACCACTGTAATGGTAAAACATAGTCCCACCTCACTTCTTTTAGTGTAAGCTCCTGTAACTCCCAACTGGTCATATTAGTTAACAGCACTTCTAGTACAGGGTTTATCAGCACTTATAAGTCTTACCATGCAGAAGATCTGCATACTAAATAGAGAAGGGGGAAATCTATCAACTACCAGTCTTCTAAGGCAGCAGTATCATTAGCATTACCTCATTGTTCCCAGTTCTGAATAGATGaagttttcatggaaaatacaaatatttctgttgataccatttttttccctctgaagaTGTTCAGGCCCCCTGAGGTGGTATTCATCTGCTGTTTTGTTAAATTTGTTTCCGACTGAATTAATATCAGTGTAACTACAATGTACAAAATGCATAAGTGAAACGAGCATGTAAATATCAAAATGGAGGCTGTGCTTAAGAACATATGTGAATTTCCAGTACTACTTAATTACATTGCGTTTCAGAATGTACTGCTGTTAATGATAAACTTCACAGTGTGTTTTATCTCTGtaagcagagaagaaaggcagTTTTCTTAAAGTAGGTGTTTCTtagtgtaagaaaaaataaatgtgcctGTTTATTTTTGGTAAATTTGATACAATGCATTCTAAATTTCAGGGCGTAGCTACCTAAAAGAAAGAGTAAGGGGTGATTGAGGTTCAGGACGTTTTGCTGTACCAGAAGCCATTTAATCTCATCATTGTTGGGTTGTGCCCAGGCTAGTTAGAAGAGGCTGAGTGAGCGGTAGAGGTGATTTGGGAAGGATCTGTTGAAAAAATTAGCTTGGGACTGACTGCTTTACTATAATCATGTGATCCAAGGTTCTGGTTCATTAAGATACTGAAGCATAAATGTTTAAGTAAAACATAAATGTTTTGTATTGTGTGCCTATTTAAGCATGTAAGAGGAATGCAATGTTAAGTGAAAATGCCTAGAGGAGCTGCTGAATTGGGTTTGTTTCAAAAGCCTACTGATTATGATACTTACATAGATATTGATACTGGTATATTCTATGTCAGGAAGCTTGCTTTCccttttgaatttaaaataatctgggATGTTTTTTTAGTTAATCTTGTTTTGAAAGTTACTTCTGTATTAGGACTTACCAAGGCAAAGTTACCCAGACCTAGATCTAGATAAGCCTGTTCTTCATTGGCTTGTAGGCAACATGCGCACCAAACAGATGAGTTGCTGCTCACAGCATTTGCTCTGCTGAGTAgtctggatttttaaattttttatttgcagtgacCACAGAACATCTGGGTTTGTTTCCATCACGTGTTGTTACCCGTGAGGACATCATTAGGTAGGCATAGACATCAGTAACAAAAAGCATGTATTGTACATGATAATACAGCTAAACTCAGATACAGAATCTAACTCTTGGAAAAAGGGCTCTGCGGCTAATGTGAAATAAGAGATTGAGAGTTTCTTATTTCTGAGATTTATATTTGGTGTAGGATCATGTAACTGATTTTATTGCTTGTGGAGTAGCATAGCAGAAActtaagaagaaagaaggaagggaaaaggagagaagaaccAAAAGATAAGATGCATGAAAAAGAAGTTGAGCTTGTTGTGTGTATTAGTTTGTCTGATGGTCCTTGAGAGTATTTTAATGGTGGTTCATAATAAAATGCAAGGGAGTTCCATCAGGCATTCCTtaactgtattttcctgtgaGGAGTTTCAcatgggaagggaagagagtAAATGGAATATATGAAGTGTGATTAAATAGGCAGAAGCAGTAGATTAATATCAGAAACTATTGCCTGAAATGAATAGCTATAAACACCTGGTTGTATTAAAGATAGGGTGGAGATTTATAGTGACATTTTTCCTACTTGTCTAGGAGTAGTAAATGGACTGGAAGGTATTAAAACTGCCATCCCCTAGATTTGGGGAGAATTTAATTGGTCCCTCCTTTATGTTACAAAAAACCTCACTTTTCCAAAGTAATGATCAATGTGAAACTGCTTCTAACTAACAGAATCAGACTGAATTTTCTTGATTGACCTTTGGTGTCTTTTCCATATGCATCTCCTATTTTGTCTATATAGAAGTTGTCTGAAAGAATCTTTTTCAGTGATGTTCCTCCCCTTTTTATTTATAACCCCTTACAATATGGTATGGCACCCTTTCTTCAGGTTGAACAATAATTATGCAGTTGGAAGCAGATAATGAAATTATAGGAAAATCTTTTGCAGTCAAAGGTACATTGCTCTTCTGATCtgcaaatgaggaaaaacagtttagtcttaaactgaaagaggaaggTATGCGGAAGGGACAGCAGAATGAGAGAAGTTAAAAGCTAAAGGCTGAGAGGTAGGCAAGGTAAGAAGGGTTTCCCTGTATTTTCTCGCCCCAACCCAGATAATGCACTTCATAACAAATACAGTTGGGTTgtatttcctgttttcatttagcAAAACTTTTCTACctgaggcaaaaataaaaataacatattcCTAGTCTTGGGTCAGAGATGGGTCCAAATACATAGATTGCTGTGTTAGCTGTGTAGCTGTGACGACTGTGTGTTAGGTTTTAGATTTTGGTAGCTACAGCCCATTGTGTGAGAGGTGTTCTTCCAAACCTCACTTCTGAAGTAAGCAGCAGAGGATATCTTTACTGTTCTTGTGAGtatgtgagaggaaaaaatttctttaccTAGGTCCTACATTTTGTTTACATAATGGAAAGTCATCATAACCCTAATACAAAGCTAATAGCTTTGTCCAGTAACTGtacagttttctttgaaaaatgtccAGTAATTGTGCTTCTACCAAATTGTCCGCTTTACGAGGTGGACATACGCAGACTTCCACTGCACTGAGTTTGTTCTGAAAAGCATTGGCTGAGCTTACCATAGAATGTTTATTAGACTTCATATTCCTCATTGTGCTTAGTGTTGTCTTGTGGTGCAGGGAAGGGTATTGGTTAGTCATAGCCAAAACTTTCTTCAGCATTGTTTTTCAAAACGAAAAGCTAGATCAAATAGTATCTAGGTGTTAAACATGGGCAAAGAAGTATCTTTCTCACCTGTGTTCTGGCTTCAGTCATCTGTTCTTGAGAGGAAATTAAACCTGAGAAAGCTCTCTAGTAATCTACTCCTCTTGTTGgcattttgtaataaaatactgcattgtGTGTGTTACAAAAAGAGCCATTACACACATGGCTCACATCACTTTTTAGCAGCTTAACTGTTCAAGAaaggtatttaattttattag
The Falco cherrug isolate bFalChe1 chromosome 8, bFalChe1.pri, whole genome shotgun sequence DNA segment above includes these coding regions:
- the SP3 gene encoding transcription factor Sp3 isoform X4, whose protein sequence is MSLDHKKTGDLASVQLTATPNRWEVLSAAPASIKDEAGSDSSNGTVSNVQYQVIPQIQTADGQQVQLGFAASSDNSSINQETGQIQIIPGSNQAIIASGTPSANIQNILSQSGQVQVQGVAIGGSSFPGQAQVVANVPLGLPGNITFVPINSVDLDSLGLGSGSQTMTAGINADGHLINTGQAMDSSDTSERTGEQVSPEITETATDNDLFVPTSSSSQLPVTIDSSSILEQNANNLTTTSGQVHSSDLQGNYIQTSVSDDTQAQNIQVSTAQPIVQHIQLQESQQPTSQAQIVQGIAQQTIHGVQASQSVSHQALQNLQLQLNPGTFLIQAQTVTPSGQITWQTFQVQGVQNLQNLQIQNAPGQQITLTPVQTLTLGQVAAGGALTSTPVSLSTAQLPNLQTVTVNSIDSAGIQLHQGENAGSPADIRIKEEEPDPEEWQLSGDSTLNTNDLTHLRVQVVDEEGDQPHQEGKRLRRVACTCPNCKEGGGRGSNLGKKKQHICHIPGCGKVYGKTSHLRAHLRWHSGERPFVCTWMFCGKRFTRSDELQRHRRTHTGEKKFVCPECSKRFMRSDHLAKHIKTHQNKKGIHSSSTVLASVEATPDDTLITAGGTTLILANIQQGSVSGIGTVNTSGTSNQDILTNTEIPLQLVTVSGNETME
- the SP3 gene encoding transcription factor Sp3 isoform X1; this translates as MTAPEKPVKQEEMAALDVDSSSHSEYLQHGNGAASASAGAAAPQDAQPSPLALLAATCSKIGPPSPEEDEAAAAAAASHSAGATGDLASVQLTATPNRWEVLSAAPASIKDEAGNIVQIPGAATVTSSGQYVLPIQSLQNQQIFSVAPGSDSSNGTVSNVQYQVIPQIQTADGQQVQLGFAASSDNSSINQETGQIQIIPGSNQAIIASGTPSANIQNILSQSGQVQVQGVAIGGSSFPGQAQVVANVPLGLPGNITFVPINSVDLDSLGLGSGSQTMTAGINADGHLINTGQAMDSSDTSERTGEQVSPEITETATDNDLFVPTSSSSQLPVTIDSSSILEQNANNLTTTSGQVHSSDLQGNYIQTSVSDDTQAQNIQVSTAQPIVQHIQLQESQQPTSQAQIVQGIAQQTIHGVQASQSVSHQALQNLQLQLNPGTFLIQAQTVTPSGQITWQTFQVQGVQNLQNLQIQNAPGQQITLTPVQTLTLGQVAAGGALTSTPVSLSTAQLPNLQTVTVNSIDSAGIQLHQGENAGSPADIRIKEEEPDPEEWQLSGDSTLNTNDLTHLRVQVVDEEGDQPHQEGKRLRRVACTCPNCKEGGGRGSNLGKKKQHICHIPGCGKVYGKTSHLRAHLRWHSGERPFVCTWMFCGKRFTRSDELQRHRRTHTGEKKFVCPECSKRFMRSDHLAKHIKTHQNKKGIHSSSTVLASVEATPDDTLITAGGTTLILANIQQGSVSGIGTVNTSGTSNQDILTNTEIPLQLVTVSGNETME
- the SP3 gene encoding transcription factor Sp3 isoform X2, with product MTAPEKPVKQEEMAALDVDSSSHSEYLQHGNGAASASAGAAAPQDAQPSPLALLAATCSKIGPPSPEEDEAAAAAAASHSAGATGDLASVQLTATPNRWEVLSAAPASIKDEAGSDSSNGTVSNVQYQVIPQIQTADGQQVQLGFAASSDNSSINQETGQIQIIPGSNQAIIASGTPSANIQNILSQSGQVQVQGVAIGGSSFPGQAQVVANVPLGLPGNITFVPINSVDLDSLGLGSGSQTMTAGINADGHLINTGQAMDSSDTSERTGEQVSPEITETATDNDLFVPTSSSSQLPVTIDSSSILEQNANNLTTTSGQVHSSDLQGNYIQTSVSDDTQAQNIQVSTAQPIVQHIQLQESQQPTSQAQIVQGIAQQTIHGVQASQSVSHQALQNLQLQLNPGTFLIQAQTVTPSGQITWQTFQVQGVQNLQNLQIQNAPGQQITLTPVQTLTLGQVAAGGALTSTPVSLSTAQLPNLQTVTVNSIDSAGIQLHQGENAGSPADIRIKEEEPDPEEWQLSGDSTLNTNDLTHLRVQVVDEEGDQPHQEGKRLRRVACTCPNCKEGGGRGSNLGKKKQHICHIPGCGKVYGKTSHLRAHLRWHSGERPFVCTWMFCGKRFTRSDELQRHRRTHTGEKKFVCPECSKRFMRSDHLAKHIKTHQNKKGIHSSSTVLASVEATPDDTLITAGGTTLILANIQQGSVSGIGTVNTSGTSNQDILTNTEIPLQLVTVSGNETME
- the SP3 gene encoding transcription factor Sp3 isoform X3; its protein translation is MSLDHKKTGDLASVQLTATPNRWEVLSAAPASIKDEAGNIVQIPGAATVTSSGQYVLPIQSLQNQQIFSVAPGSDSSNGTVSNVQYQVIPQIQTADGQQVQLGFAASSDNSSINQETGQIQIIPGSNQAIIASGTPSANIQNILSQSGQVQVQGVAIGGSSFPGQAQVVANVPLGLPGNITFVPINSVDLDSLGLGSGSQTMTAGINADGHLINTGQAMDSSDTSERTGEQVSPEITETATDNDLFVPTSSSSQLPVTIDSSSILEQNANNLTTTSGQVHSSDLQGNYIQTSVSDDTQAQNIQVSTAQPIVQHIQLQESQQPTSQAQIVQGIAQQTIHGVQASQSVSHQALQNLQLQLNPGTFLIQAQTVTPSGQITWQTFQVQGVQNLQNLQIQNAPGQQITLTPVQTLTLGQVAAGGALTSTPVSLSTAQLPNLQTVTVNSIDSAGIQLHQGENAGSPADIRIKEEEPDPEEWQLSGDSTLNTNDLTHLRVQVVDEEGDQPHQEGKRLRRVACTCPNCKEGGGRGSNLGKKKQHICHIPGCGKVYGKTSHLRAHLRWHSGERPFVCTWMFCGKRFTRSDELQRHRRTHTGEKKFVCPECSKRFMRSDHLAKHIKTHQNKKGIHSSSTVLASVEATPDDTLITAGGTTLILANIQQGSVSGIGTVNTSGTSNQDILTNTEIPLQLVTVSGNETME